A stretch of DNA from Nitrospira sp.:
TTCCGTGATCTCGCCGGTGGCCGGGTCCTTCACGACGCCGACACAGGTGATGATGTAGGCGTACCGCAACCGGACTTCGCGCCCAGGTGAGAGTCGGAAGAATTGCTTGGGCGGATCTTCTTTAAAATCGTCCTGGTCGATATAGAGCACGCGGGAGAAAGGCAACTGCCGCGTGCCTGCGGACGCATCTTCCGGATTGTTGACGGCGTCGAGTTGCTCGACCTGGCCTTCGGGATAATTCTCGATCACGAGTCGCAGAGGGCGAAGCACGGCCATCACCCGTGGAGCGCGTTTGTTCAGGTCTTCGCGGACAAAGTGTTCAAGTAGCTGCATTTCGACGATGGCATCCCGTTTCGCCACGCCGATGGCTTCGCAAAACGCACGTAGCGCTTCAGGGGTAAAGCCGCGGCGGCGGAGTCCCTTGAGCGTAGGCAGGCGCGGATCGTCCCAGCCGTTGACCAACTTGCGTTCGACGAGGTCGAGTAATTTGCGTTTGCTCATGACTGTGAAGGTCACATTCAGCCGGGCAAACTCGATTTGCTGCGGGTGCCGAGGAGTTTCGCTTTGCGCCACGACCCAGTCGTACAGCGGGCGATGGTCTTCAAACTCCAGGGTACAGATCGAGTGGGTGATGCCTTCAATCGCGTCGGACAGCGGATGGGCAAAGTCGTACGCAGGGTAAATGCACCACTTTGTACCGGTGCGGTAGTGGGCCACATGCCGGATGCGGTACAGCACCGGGTCGCGAAGATTGATGTTCGGCGAAGCCATGTCGATCTTGGCGCGGAGCACATGGGCGCCGTCGGGAAATTCCCCCGCTCGCATGCGGCGGAACAGGTCCAAGTTTTCGTCGATGCTGCGGGTGCGATGGGGGCTGGGCTGCCCCGGCTCCGTCAGCGTTCCGCGATACCGGCGCATCTCGTCGGCCGTCAGGCTGTCGACATAGGCGAGGCCTTTCTTGATCAGGACGACGGCATAGTCATAGAGCCGCTCGAAATAGTCGGAGGCGAAAAACATGTTGTCGCGCCAGTCGAATCCCAGCCAGCGGACATCGTCCTGAATGGCCTGCACGTATTCAGGGTCTTCCGTCGTCGGGTTGGTATCGTCCATGCGCAGATGGCAAATTCCGCCAGGCTGCTCATTCGCAATGCCGAAGTTGAGACAAATCGACTTGGCGTGGCCGATATGGAGGTAGCCGTTCGGTTCCGGTGGAAAGCGGGTGACGACGTGGCCGCCATGTTTGCCGGCGGCACGATCGGCTGCAACAATTTCGCGAATAAAATCTGTGCGTATCGGAGGTTCTGGCGTGGTGGACATGCTGGATGCGATTCCGTCTAATGACCGATAGTCAAACGCGCTTGGTTCTACCACAGAACGGCGGGTGGGAGAAGGGGGATTGATGAGTAGCCTGTGCCGTGTCGATTTTCTCTGGATCGATCGCATCCTGTCATTTAGAATCGCCATACCATCAC
This window harbors:
- a CDS encoding glutamine--tRNA ligase/YqeY domain fusion protein, translated to MSTTPEPPIRTDFIREIVAADRAAGKHGGHVVTRFPPEPNGYLHIGHAKSICLNFGIANEQPGGICHLRMDDTNPTTEDPEYVQAIQDDVRWLGFDWRDNMFFASDYFERLYDYAVVLIKKGLAYVDSLTADEMRRYRGTLTEPGQPSPHRTRSIDENLDLFRRMRAGEFPDGAHVLRAKIDMASPNINLRDPVLYRIRHVAHYRTGTKWCIYPAYDFAHPLSDAIEGITHSICTLEFEDHRPLYDWVVAQSETPRHPQQIEFARLNVTFTVMSKRKLLDLVERKLVNGWDDPRLPTLKGLRRRGFTPEALRAFCEAIGVAKRDAIVEMQLLEHFVREDLNKRAPRVMAVLRPLRLVIENYPEGQVEQLDAVNNPEDASAGTRQLPFSRVLYIDQDDFKEDPPKQFFRLSPGREVRLRYAYIITCVGVVKDPATGEITELRCTYDPETKSGGAQAQRKVKATIHWVSASHAVDAEIRLYESLMLTDPAKIPADQDWTQHLNPRSLERLPSCKVEPSLASVAPGTSVQFERVGYFCADPDSAPNKLVFNRTVTLKDAWAKIEKSHTPR